A window from Purpureocillium takamizusanense chromosome 3, complete sequence encodes these proteins:
- a CDS encoding uncharacterized protein (EggNog:ENOG503NUN1~COG:A) has protein sequence MSYKRSRSTFETDSNHAPYALFGTPLPDEADSRDDGAYLPLWKQEVRDERGRKRLHGAFTGGWSAGYFNTVGSKEGWTPSTFVSSRSSRNRDGPASKQQRAEDFMDEEDLADVAESQQIETSQAFAGLGSTSQGEGRPGGLMGLFKAEGDTMGLQLLRRMGWKDGQGVGPKVRRRARLDVGKPSSGHQAETHLFAPDNAPMIQFVRKTDRMGLGHGGQPDLQSFRQKLDADNHGHDDDDDDDKLGNGPRHSLLEPKKPKSKSSRGAFGVGVLNDTGSDEEDPYDIGPKIKYNRIIGGDKKKKKKASALANPSLDKAPKFVPRTARTADGLRRCHDGRLPLPGYVLAKVTEDLAALFSEYAPPAVPSGWTSAKDPTARSNSSNYLSAADAAKASALGPRERAALLGEKALPGKSVFDFISATARDKLAAASGKADLPPARGEIPAEVGMSDEEKRKALWDRAPKVDRATATAALARSAGGPYADDEAKRTRYRRYLENQANPELSPPDRRNGVSDDDFLREMNEFYNCARIFKPMTGFMASRFTTSKTVLNPSSAAQDQREMLAKPEPKVADPAEEAARVGMFGDMTRSVADFYPTRLLCKRFNVKAPAHSRPDHEPEANRPRSSTTTSWPTPAQPEGESPDTGPASASVPVGAAAALLPEPGQTESNAAEAEAAAKQQGKATEIDPERNEAIEGKAANEEVLHAIFGDSDSE, from the coding sequence ATGTCCTACAAACGCTCGCGATCCACGTTCGAAACAGACAGCAACCATGCGCCGTACGCGCTCTTCGGCACGCCCCTacccgacgaggccgattctcgcgacgatggcgcgtACCTGCCTCTGTGGAAGCAGGAGGTAAGGGACGAGAGGGGCCGAAAGCGATTACATGGTGCCTTTACCGGAGGCTGGAGCGCAGGCTACTTCAACACCGTCGGCTCCAAAGAAGGCTGGACCCCGTCCACCTTTGTATCAAGTCGGAGCAGCCGCAACAGGGATGGCCCGGCctcgaagcagcagcgcgctGAGGActtcatggacgaggaggacctAGCCGATGTCGCCGAGTCGCAGCAGATCGAGACATCTCAGGCGTTTGCAGGACTGGGCTCGACCTcccagggcgagggccgtCCCGGCGGCCTCATGGGCTTGTTCAAGGCGGAGGGCGACACCATggggctgcagctgctgcgccgtaTGGGCTGGAAAGATGGCCAGGGCGTTGGTCCCAAGGTGCGGCGAAGGGCTCGACTCGATGTCGGCAAGCCATCCTCAGGACACCAAGCAGAGACGCATCTTTTCGCCCCGGATAATGCGCCGATGATACAGTTTGTGCGCAAAACCGATCGCATGGGTCTCGGACACGGGGGGCAGCCGGACCTCCAAAGCTTCAGGCAAAAGCTTGACGCAGACAACCAcggacacgacgacgacgatgacgacgacaagctcgGTAACGGGCCGCGGCATTCGCTGCTCGAGCCAAAGAAACCAAAATCAAAATCGTCGCGGGGTGCATTCGGCGTGGGTGTTCTCAACGATACCGGctccgacgaggaggatcCGTACGATATTGGACCCAAGATCAAATACAACCGGATTATCGGAGGCGacaaaaagaagaagaagaaggcgtcAGCTTTAGCCAACCCGTCGCTCGACAAGGCACCCAAATTTGTCCCAAGGACAGCCAGAACGGCTGATGGCCTCAGACGATGCCACGACGGTCGACTGCCGCTTCCAGGATACGTTTTGGCCAAGGTCACCGAAGACTTAGCTGCCTTGTTCTCCGAGTACGCCCCGCCGGCGGTCCCATCCGGCTGGACATCAGCCAAGGATCCAACAGCGAGATCAAATTCTTCCAACTACTTGTCAGCAGCGGATGCCGCTAAAGCCTCGGCGCTGGGCCCTCGTGAACGAGCGGCGTTGCTCGGAGAGAAGGCATTGCCAGGGAAGTCGGTCTTCGACTTcatctcggcgacggcccgagacaagctcgccgccgcatcagGCAAGGCCGACCTCCCACCAGCTCGAGGCGAGATCCCTGCCGAGGTAGGCATGTCCGATGAGGAGAAGCGGAAAGCCCTTTGGGACCGGGCACCCAAGGTGGATcgcgccacggcgacggcagcgctCGCCCGgagcgcgggcgggccctacgccgacgatgaggcaAAACGCACGCGATATCGCCGGTACCTGGAGAATCAAGCAAACCCCGAGCTTTCACCGCCAGACAGGCGCAACGGCGTGTCCGATGACGACTTCTTGCGAGAAATGAATGAGTTCTACAATTGTGCGAGAATATTCAAGCCAATGACCGGCTTCATGGCATCGCGCTTCACAACGTCCAAGACGGTCCTGAACCCATCGTCTGCAGCGCAGGACCAGAGAGAAATGTTGGCCAAGCCGGAGcccaaggtcgccgacccggccgaggaAGCGGCCAGGGTGGGCATGTTTGGAGACATGACGCGGAGCGTCGCCGACTTCTACCCTACTCGACTCCTGTGCAAGCGCTTCAACGTcaaggcgccggcgcatTCGCGCCCTGACCACGAGCCCGAAGCGAAccgcccgaggagcagcacgacgacgagctggccaacGCCCGCTCAGCCGGAGGGGGAGTCTCCGGACACggggccggcgtcggcatctgtgcccgtgggcgccgccgccgcgttaCTGCCCGAGCCGGGACAGACGGAGAGCAACGCGGCCGaagcagaggcggcggcaaagcaGCAGGGCAAGGCCACGGAGATAGATCCGGAGAGGAACGAAGCGATCGAGGGGAAGGCGGCCAATGAGGAGGTCCTACATGCCATCTTCGGGGATAGCGACAGCGAATGA